From the genome of Candidatus Electrothrix communis, one region includes:
- a CDS encoding transposase yields the protein MPRHPRFVLVDHPQHVIIRGNNREPIFSADEDYRFYLEKLQAACEKHTCDVHAYVLMTNHVHLLITPHEKDGISKTMQMIGRYYVQYFNHTYQRTRDIMGRPL from the coding sequence ATGCCTCGCCATCCTCGTTTCGTTTTAGTCGACCACCCCCAGCATGTGATTATACGCGGAAACAACCGGGAACCGATATTCTCCGCCGATGAAGATTACCGGTTTTATCTGGAAAAATTACAGGCAGCCTGCGAAAAACACACCTGCGATGTCCATGCCTATGTCCTGATGACCAACCATGTTCATCTCCTGATCACACCCCATGAAAAGGATGGCATCTCTAAAACCATGCAGATGATCGGTCGCTATTATGTGCAATATTTCAATCACACCTATCAGCGCACAAGGGACATTATGGGAAGGCCGCTATAA
- the zntB gene encoding zinc transporter ZntB: MNDNSGLIFAFALDGSGGGSQLELDGVKKWRPEDGPLWVHLDYTGSAAREWLQNNSGIEPVIVEALTTEETRPRSFVHKGGMLVILRGVNLNPGMDPEDMVSIRFWIDSDRIVTLRHRRLMAINDLCQAVEAGNGPVSSGGFLEDLADRLVLRMGGVISDVDDSVDALEDEVIAEQTYELRQKIANIRRVAISMRRYLAPQRDVMVRLYNEKVDWLNEMERMRLREIADRTTRYVEDLDAIRDRATVMQEELNGRLAEQMNKTMYILSIVAGIFLPLGLLTGLLGINVGGIPGTENHWAFAIFCVLLLIVAIGQVWLFKRKKWI; encoded by the coding sequence ATGAACGACAACAGCGGACTTATCTTTGCCTTCGCACTGGACGGAAGCGGAGGCGGCAGTCAACTGGAACTGGACGGTGTCAAAAAGTGGCGTCCAGAGGACGGACCTCTCTGGGTTCACCTGGACTACACCGGAAGTGCGGCGCGAGAGTGGCTGCAAAACAATAGCGGGATTGAACCTGTCATAGTTGAGGCATTGACGACAGAAGAAACACGTCCGAGGAGCTTCGTGCACAAGGGTGGCATGCTGGTGATTCTGCGCGGTGTGAATCTCAATCCGGGTATGGATCCGGAGGATATGGTATCCATCCGCTTCTGGATCGATTCAGATCGCATAGTGACGTTACGGCACCGTCGTTTGATGGCGATAAACGATCTTTGTCAGGCTGTTGAGGCGGGAAATGGCCCAGTGAGTTCTGGCGGATTTTTGGAGGATCTGGCCGATCGTCTTGTACTGCGAATGGGTGGTGTTATCTCCGACGTTGACGATTCCGTTGATGCACTCGAAGACGAAGTGATCGCTGAGCAGACCTATGAGCTTCGCCAGAAGATTGCGAATATTCGCCGGGTTGCTATCTCCATGCGCCGTTATCTGGCGCCGCAGCGTGACGTAATGGTTCGTTTATACAACGAGAAGGTTGATTGGCTCAACGAGATGGAACGCATGCGTCTAAGGGAAATCGCAGACCGCACAACGCGCTATGTTGAAGATCTTGATGCTATTCGGGATCGGGCAACCGTAATGCAGGAAGAACTCAATGGTCGCCTAGCGGAGCAAATGAACAAGACGATGTACATATTATCAATCGTTGCGGGGATCTTTCTGCCACTTGGCCTTCTAACCGGGCTACTAGGCATCAACGTCGGCGGCATTCCTGGCACAGAGAACCACTGGGCCTTCGCCATTTTCTGCGTCTTGTTGCTGATCGTCGCAATCGGGCAGGTTTGGCTGTTCAAGCGAAAGAAATGGATATAA
- a CDS encoding bifunctional acetate--CoA ligase family protein/GNAT family N-acetyltransferase, producing the protein MGKHYLNKLFEPDAVAVFGASDREGAVGSLVFKNMIEGGFKGDVFPINPKHKKVQGRKAFPDLKSIRKPVDLAVITTPAATVPGIIEACGTYGIKDAVVISAGFREVGPQGLKLERAVVENAHRYGMRVMGPNCLGLMRPSTGLNCTFNKGNANEGSIALVSQSGALCTAILDWAAANDIGFSAVVSTGISADIDFGDILDYLVSDPKTKSILLYIEGIHDALSFMSGLRAAARIKPVIALKVGRHASGSKAAMSHTGALVGADDVFDSALRRAGVVRGMRIANLFSAAGTLTYPIKAAGDRLVIITNGGGPGVMATDHLADLDLPLADLSQATMNKLDEILPPTWSKNNPVDIIGDATPERYTQAVEICMQDPGVDGLLVLLTPQAMTDPAGVAKSLVALKTGGKPLLTCWMGEIQVAEGRRILREADIPTFNTPETAVDAFSYLVNYSRNQKLLLETPGPISRDKAPDVEGARLIIESVLGEGRKILSEAESKAVLHAFRIPTASASIVRSPNETLVQAESIGFPIALKINSPDITHKSDAGGVRLGISNAQAARSAYNEMLNEVKKNRPEARIDGVTIEPMLQRPNGRELLVGLVTDPVFGPVITFGAGGISVEVMGDRAVTLPPLNRRLVRDLISRTRVSKLLGAFRHMPEVDIESLEQVLLRVSEIACELPLVKELDINPLIVDEKGAVAVDARIVVDYHTQTADRYSHMAIYPYPAHLVTSRQLPNGTDMVIRPIRPEDAEIEQEFVRNLSEQSKYFRFMQSLAELSPQMLTSFTQIDYNREMALIAVVEQDGKETQIGVARYIINPDGRSCEFAIVISDKWQRQGLAHLLMRHLIDTARSHGLQTMEGDILRNNNEMLRLVAKLGFSISHNRSDADMEHVVLRM; encoded by the coding sequence ATGGGTAAGCATTATCTGAACAAACTGTTTGAGCCGGACGCTGTTGCCGTTTTTGGTGCCAGCGACCGGGAGGGAGCGGTGGGTAGCCTGGTCTTTAAGAATATGATTGAAGGCGGTTTTAAAGGCGATGTTTTTCCGATTAATCCGAAGCATAAAAAGGTACAGGGACGCAAGGCCTTTCCTGATCTCAAGAGCATCCGGAAACCCGTTGATCTTGCGGTCATCACCACCCCGGCAGCAACCGTACCCGGCATCATCGAGGCCTGCGGTACGTACGGTATCAAGGATGCCGTGGTCATTTCGGCAGGTTTTCGCGAAGTCGGTCCGCAGGGGTTAAAGCTGGAACGGGCCGTGGTGGAAAACGCCCATCGCTACGGCATGCGGGTTATGGGGCCCAACTGCTTAGGTCTGATGCGACCGAGCACCGGGCTCAATTGCACCTTTAATAAGGGAAATGCCAATGAGGGAAGTATTGCCCTGGTGTCTCAATCCGGCGCCCTGTGTACGGCCATCCTGGACTGGGCAGCAGCCAATGATATCGGCTTTTCCGCTGTGGTCTCCACCGGGATCTCCGCTGATATTGATTTCGGTGATATTCTCGATTATCTGGTCAGTGATCCGAAAACCAAGAGCATCCTCCTGTATATTGAAGGCATCCATGATGCGCTTTCCTTTATGAGCGGATTGCGGGCCGCAGCCCGAATCAAGCCGGTTATCGCCCTCAAGGTCGGTCGCCATGCCAGCGGGTCAAAGGCCGCTATGTCGCATACCGGTGCTCTGGTCGGAGCGGACGATGTCTTTGACAGCGCCTTGCGTCGGGCCGGTGTGGTGCGCGGTATGCGCATTGCCAACCTCTTTTCAGCCGCCGGTACCCTGACCTATCCCATTAAAGCAGCTGGCGACCGTCTGGTGATCATTACCAACGGGGGCGGCCCTGGCGTGATGGCCACAGATCATCTGGCTGATCTGGATCTGCCCCTGGCCGATCTGAGCCAAGCGACCATGAATAAGTTGGACGAGATCCTGCCGCCTACCTGGTCCAAGAATAATCCGGTGGATATTATCGGGGATGCAACCCCGGAGCGTTATACCCAAGCCGTAGAGATCTGCATGCAGGATCCCGGTGTAGACGGGTTACTGGTCCTGCTGACACCCCAGGCCATGACTGATCCTGCCGGGGTGGCGAAATCCTTGGTTGCTCTAAAAACCGGTGGCAAACCCCTGTTGACCTGCTGGATGGGCGAGATTCAGGTGGCGGAAGGTCGTCGCATTTTGCGCGAGGCGGACATCCCCACCTTTAATACCCCGGAAACAGCAGTGGATGCCTTTTCCTATCTGGTTAACTACAGTCGTAACCAGAAATTGCTTTTGGAAACACCGGGTCCCATATCACGGGACAAGGCTCCAGACGTAGAAGGGGCGCGTCTGATTATTGAGAGTGTGCTCGGTGAAGGCCGCAAGATCCTCAGTGAGGCGGAATCCAAGGCTGTGCTCCATGCCTTTCGTATTCCCACGGCCAGTGCCAGTATTGTCCGCTCTCCCAACGAGACCCTGGTCCAGGCGGAAAGCATCGGTTTTCCCATTGCCCTGAAGATCAACTCGCCGGACATCACCCATAAATCCGACGCAGGCGGGGTGCGGCTAGGGATCTCTAATGCCCAGGCAGCCCGCAGCGCCTATAACGAGATGCTCAACGAGGTAAAGAAGAATCGCCCGGAGGCTCGGATTGATGGTGTGACCATTGAGCCCATGCTCCAGCGACCCAATGGAAGAGAATTATTGGTCGGCCTTGTTACTGATCCGGTCTTCGGCCCGGTGATCACCTTTGGTGCGGGTGGTATCTCTGTGGAAGTGATGGGTGATCGGGCCGTGACCCTGCCTCCGCTGAACCGGCGGTTGGTCCGGGATCTGATCAGTCGCACCAGAGTCTCCAAGCTGCTCGGTGCCTTTCGCCATATGCCCGAGGTTGATATTGAATCTTTGGAACAGGTGTTATTGCGGGTTTCAGAGATTGCCTGTGAGCTGCCCTTGGTCAAGGAGTTGGACATCAATCCTCTGATTGTGGATGAAAAGGGGGCTGTTGCGGTGGATGCCCGCATTGTGGTGGATTATCATACCCAGACCGCTGATCGCTACAGTCACATGGCCATCTATCCCTATCCAGCCCATCTGGTGACCAGTCGGCAATTGCCCAATGGAACCGACATGGTGATTCGTCCCATCCGGCCGGAGGATGCCGAGATTGAGCAGGAGTTTGTCCGGAATCTTTCCGAGCAGTCTAAGTACTTCCGTTTTATGCAATCCCTTGCAGAGCTCAGTCCGCAGATGTTGACCAGCTTTACCCAGATTGATTATAATCGGGAGATGGCCCTGATTGCGGTGGTGGAGCAGGACGGCAAGGAAACCCAGATCGGGGTTGCCCGCTATATTATTAACCCGGACGGCAGAAGCTGCGAGTTTGCCATTGTTATTTCCGATAAATGGCAGCGTCAGGGGCTTGCTCATCTGCTGATGCGTCATCTCATTGATACGGCCCGCAGTCATGGCTTGCAGACTATGGAAGGGGATATACTCCGTAATAATAATGAAATGCTTCGGCTGGTGGCCAAGCTGGGTTTCAGTATCAGTCATAACCGGTCAGATGCGGATATGGAGCATGTGGTGTTGCGGATGTAG
- a CDS encoding tetratricopeptide repeat protein: MSFSKQHGVVKNIKNFLANIFGSPKETVSPAKQNRDEQTASVAGDDKTLLQQERPTRQTASGEQPYSGGDSEDMAQGFLAAGFASSSSTSSTDNDSTGHDQNNARETGKQEEHEATPDSDDLVTGGLYAIQEQEDAPYWLAKLIYAEKHVVHVVCYAERPEQLSSEMTEQDVTVGLNREDGSFGIDHLPIPKTDFIANTVFLGQRPLTENDFAGYRIYVDSIFDCLDEQAPDWLKKAGSYAAWRYDHNAMAALVDRYLIGVDLLRDSKKSLYWLNRLVHAEKGLVQPGESITEEQQILTGGIYACPQEDERYRICKVVLKDKHGVQQLDFPSLLGQLPEEPHPIQIVEQASARRAGKPPSLSHNSLDASGFLAQSPLFLGLLPVTIDELHCYRAHLRKMFDGAEFRENAWECLQKRAAEGEIQAQMDVAYRYIDGDSLWEVKRNIPEAIHYFSEAANQGHGLAAYTLALLFQQGEEEIPPDPKLGLEWLTYSAQLNYGLAQLHTADCYRQGRGCTANPALAHAWYSLAVAAENDLPEDAKKRAKQRKNEIESTCSDEQLAEAKEYFQQLQESS; the protein is encoded by the coding sequence ATGTCTTTTTCAAAGCAACACGGGGTGGTTAAAAATATCAAAAATTTTCTGGCAAATATCTTCGGCTCCCCGAAAGAAACCGTCTCGCCTGCAAAACAGAACCGGGACGAGCAGACAGCCTCGGTTGCAGGAGACGACAAGACTCTTCTTCAGCAGGAAAGGCCAACTCGACAGACAGCCTCTGGAGAACAACCGTACTCAGGAGGAGACTCCGAAGACATGGCCCAAGGATTTCTTGCCGCCGGGTTTGCTTCCTCCTCTAGTACGAGCAGTACAGATAATGATAGCACAGGTCACGATCAAAATAATGCCCGAGAAACAGGCAAACAAGAGGAGCATGAGGCTACTCCTGATTCTGACGATCTAGTTACGGGCGGGCTCTACGCTATTCAAGAACAGGAAGATGCCCCGTATTGGTTGGCAAAGTTGATTTATGCAGAAAAACATGTCGTTCATGTTGTCTGCTATGCGGAACGCCCTGAGCAACTCTCCTCTGAAATGACGGAACAGGACGTAACCGTTGGCCTGAACAGAGAGGACGGCTCATTCGGCATTGATCATCTTCCGATTCCCAAAACAGATTTTATCGCCAATACGGTCTTTCTCGGGCAACGCCCCCTGACGGAAAATGATTTTGCAGGCTATCGAATATATGTTGATTCGATTTTCGATTGCCTTGATGAACAAGCGCCTGACTGGCTAAAAAAGGCTGGTTCGTATGCAGCCTGGCGTTACGACCATAATGCCATGGCCGCCCTTGTTGATCGCTATCTTATCGGGGTTGATCTACTCAGAGACAGCAAAAAATCCCTGTACTGGCTGAATCGACTTGTCCATGCGGAAAAAGGGCTTGTCCAACCCGGAGAATCCATTACAGAAGAACAACAGATCCTCACCGGCGGCATCTATGCCTGCCCGCAAGAGGACGAACGATACCGTATCTGTAAAGTCGTGCTCAAAGATAAACACGGAGTGCAGCAGCTCGACTTCCCTTCCCTGCTCGGTCAACTTCCCGAAGAACCGCATCCGATCCAGATAGTTGAGCAGGCATCGGCACGGCGTGCGGGCAAGCCCCCTTCGCTCTCCCATAACTCCCTTGATGCCTCGGGTTTTCTCGCGCAATCGCCTCTTTTCCTCGGTCTCTTGCCCGTAACTATTGATGAGCTCCACTGCTACCGAGCTCATCTTCGAAAAATGTTCGACGGGGCAGAGTTCCGGGAAAACGCCTGGGAATGCCTCCAGAAAAGGGCTGCTGAAGGCGAGATACAGGCACAAATGGATGTGGCGTATCGTTATATCGACGGCGATTCTCTCTGGGAGGTCAAACGAAATATCCCTGAAGCTATTCACTATTTTTCAGAAGCAGCTAATCAAGGCCACGGTCTTGCAGCCTATACTTTGGCACTTCTTTTTCAACAGGGCGAAGAAGAGATCCCGCCTGATCCAAAGCTAGGCCTTGAATGGCTCACTTACTCGGCACAACTTAACTACGGTTTAGCCCAGCTCCATACTGCGGACTGTTATCGCCAGGGCAGAGGCTGCACCGCCAATCCTGCCCTTGCTCATGCCTGGTATTCTTTGGCTGTTGCCGCAGAGAACGACCTGCCGGAAGACGCAAAAAAGAGAGCTAAACAACGCAAAAACGAAATAGAGAGTACCTGCTCCGACGAACAGCTGGCAGAGGCAAAAGAATATTTTCAGCAGTTGCAGGAATCCTCCTGA